The proteins below come from a single Effusibacillus pohliae DSM 22757 genomic window:
- a CDS encoding polysaccharide deacetylase family protein, whose amino-acid sequence MRKRFCIGTTVLMTGLLLGGCLQRAVPPAAPPGTSPPPAAQPGGVPGPAPNAAHPTAPTPAYERDRPATPDLTGGPESQNRTARTTPREGTDPSRILYFSGPRTAKQVALTFDDGPDLRFTPQILDILKQNGVKATFFIVGTRAQAHPEMVRRIVAEGHAIGNHTWDHPKLTKLTPQQIRDEVVRTDQLLDSIVGYYPALFRPPYGLTNPDIVREIGAMGYKIIDWSVDTRDWAGTPVPQMMDYVRTELRPGAIILEHCAGGRSEDLSNTVSALPQIIDTLKAQGYTFVTVPQLLNIPAAKMSAE is encoded by the coding sequence ATGAGAAAACGTTTCTGCATTGGTACAACCGTTTTGATGACCGGTTTGTTGCTTGGAGGATGTTTGCAAAGGGCTGTTCCACCGGCCGCACCACCGGGCACTTCGCCACCGCCTGCCGCCCAGCCAGGCGGAGTTCCGGGTCCGGCCCCCAACGCTGCGCACCCGACCGCACCGACTCCCGCATACGAGAGGGATCGCCCAGCCACTCCCGACCTGACTGGTGGCCCGGAATCGCAAAATCGGACTGCGCGGACCACCCCTCGAGAGGGAACGGATCCATCACGGATTTTGTATTTTTCAGGACCGCGTACTGCCAAACAAGTCGCCTTGACGTTTGATGATGGACCCGATTTGCGGTTTACGCCACAGATTTTGGATATTTTAAAACAAAACGGGGTGAAGGCGACCTTTTTCATCGTAGGAACCCGTGCGCAAGCCCACCCGGAAATGGTCAGGCGCATCGTTGCCGAGGGACACGCGATCGGCAATCATACGTGGGACCATCCGAAACTGACCAAACTGACACCGCAACAAATCCGCGATGAAGTGGTACGTACCGACCAGCTATTGGATTCCATCGTCGGGTACTACCCGGCCCTTTTTCGTCCGCCTTATGGGTTGACCAATCCGGACATCGTTCGGGAAATCGGTGCCATGGGCTACAAAATCATCGATTGGTCGGTGGATACCCGCGATTGGGCAGGCACACCGGTTCCTCAGATGATGGATTATGTGCGCACGGAACTGCGTCCAGGAGCCATCATTCTGGAGCATTGCGCCGGCGGCCGGAGTGAGGACTTGAGCAATACGGTGAGCGCCCTCCCACAGATCATCGACACTCTCAAAGCGCAAGGGTACACGTTTGTCACTGTGCCGCAATTGTTGAACATTCCTGCGGCTAAGATGTCAGCCGAATAA
- a CDS encoding ABC transporter ATP-binding protein, with protein sequence MQRKIVELKGITKKYDFGETVVTVLDHIDLQINEGEFIAILGPSGSGKSTLLRIMAGLVPPSEGQVFYLGSRVNGVNPGVSMVFQSFALFPWLTVLENVELGLQKTSLSDQEKREKAIQMIDMLGLDGFESAYPKELSGGMRQRVGIGRALVSEPDVLLMDEPFSALDVLTAENLRRDILELWLEKKIPTKSIVMVTHGIEEAVYMADRAIVLSRDPARITADLPIPLPHWREKKDPLFESLVDDLYSLMTRYKEDPKPIVDQGGASRKIKPMPDVPAGAMTGFIELLDDLEEKSDLYKLADQLGLNLEDFLPIVEAASLLEFVRVHEGDIELTPLGKTFAEATVVERKDILKHQVLKNVPIMERIIWILQSKRNNRMSRDFFSQIFRKHFGDEEAEKQLDICIGWARQAELFAYDEHAKMLFLEKETTDSNGAIE encoded by the coding sequence ATGCAACGGAAAATTGTGGAATTGAAGGGGATTACGAAAAAATACGACTTCGGCGAAACGGTGGTGACCGTGCTCGATCACATCGATCTGCAGATTAACGAAGGCGAGTTTATCGCCATCCTGGGGCCTTCCGGTTCCGGAAAATCGACACTTCTGCGGATTATGGCCGGATTGGTACCGCCTTCCGAAGGACAAGTGTTTTACTTGGGAAGCCGTGTCAATGGCGTGAATCCCGGTGTCAGCATGGTGTTTCAATCGTTCGCTTTGTTTCCCTGGCTGACGGTGCTTGAAAACGTGGAACTCGGGTTGCAAAAAACTTCATTGTCCGATCAGGAAAAGCGGGAAAAAGCAATCCAAATGATCGACATGTTGGGATTGGACGGCTTTGAAAGTGCGTATCCGAAAGAACTGTCGGGAGGCATGCGGCAGCGCGTGGGAATTGGCAGAGCCCTTGTGTCGGAGCCGGATGTGCTGTTGATGGATGAACCATTTTCCGCGCTCGATGTGCTGACGGCCGAGAATTTGCGGCGCGACATTCTGGAACTGTGGCTGGAAAAAAAGATCCCGACGAAGTCGATTGTCATGGTGACACACGGGATCGAAGAGGCGGTGTATATGGCGGATCGGGCGATCGTCTTGTCCCGTGACCCGGCCCGCATCACCGCGGATCTGCCGATTCCGCTGCCCCATTGGCGGGAAAAGAAAGACCCGTTGTTCGAATCGTTGGTAGACGATCTGTATTCGCTCATGACCCGGTACAAAGAAGACCCGAAACCGATTGTGGATCAGGGAGGGGCCAGCAGGAAAATCAAGCCGATGCCGGATGTGCCGGCAGGGGCGATGACAGGGTTTATCGAACTGCTCGACGATCTGGAGGAAAAATCTGATCTGTATAAACTGGCCGACCAACTGGGCCTCAACCTGGAAGATTTTCTGCCGATTGTGGAAGCGGCATCCCTGTTGGAATTTGTCCGCGTTCACGAAGGGGATATTGAGTTGACCCCGCTGGGAAAAACGTTTGCAGAAGCGACCGTTGTGGAACGTAAGGATATTTTGAAACACCAGGTTTTGAAAAACGTCCCGATCATGGAACGGATCATCTGGATCCTGCAGTCGAAGCGCAACAACCGGATGTCGCGGGACTTTTTCAGCCAGATTTTCCGCAAGCATTTTGGCGACGAGGAAGCGGAAAAACAGCTCGATATTTGTATCGGTTGGGCCCGGCAAGCAGAATTGTTCGCGTACGACGAACATGCGAAAATGTTGTTTTTGGAGAAAGAAACGACCGACAGCAATGGTGCAATCGAGTAG
- a CDS encoding ABC transporter permease produces MIMNRFGYLRARKFGWIDLFVVLFLFALLYGIMHVGAGMRVPFSPTNQPHIDLNPAYLPYYAGRSLLRMFVAFFAALLFTFVYGRIAASSQLAEKIMIPIIDILQSVPVLGFLSATITFFISLFPGSLLGVECASIFAIFTGQVWNMTFSFYHSLTTIPRELREASDIYRLNAWNRFKKLEVPFAMIGLVWNSMMSFGGGWFFLSASEAITVLGTNVRLPGLGSYMAAAVDEGNVKAVIYAVIAMVTTIILVDQLFWRPLVAWADKFKMELTEAKQRPSSVVLKILQQSAVIDLLFRYTLLPVWRGADRFLGRLAAAGKMRPPSARGASFFLQLVLWAVIVWFVIRYAYQGLVEVKQLGSGELLHVVGLGALTMLRVFAAIAIGALWTIPLGVAIGFNPRLAQLAQPLVQIAASFPANMLFPLVTLLYLKLHVNFEVGAIPLMMLGTQWYLLFNVIAGAMAIPSDLREASDIFGLSAWKKWKKLILPGIFPYLVTGGVTAMGGAWNASIVSEIVSWKQDTLTATGLGAYISQATNEGNWPAIIWGIFIMSSLVVLINRLLWRRLYKLAETKYHIE; encoded by the coding sequence ATGATCATGAACCGCTTTGGGTACCTGAGAGCTAGAAAATTCGGCTGGATCGACCTGTTCGTCGTTCTGTTCCTGTTTGCGCTGCTTTACGGAATCATGCACGTCGGAGCCGGTATGCGGGTTCCGTTTTCACCGACCAACCAGCCGCATATCGATTTGAATCCTGCTTATCTGCCGTATTATGCGGGCCGTTCCTTGCTCCGCATGTTTGTGGCTTTTTTCGCCGCTTTGCTGTTTACGTTCGTGTATGGACGAATTGCTGCTTCGAGCCAGTTGGCGGAAAAAATCATGATCCCGATCATCGATATTTTACAGTCTGTCCCGGTGTTAGGGTTTCTGTCCGCGACCATCACGTTTTTTATTTCGCTGTTTCCCGGCAGTCTGCTGGGGGTGGAATGCGCCTCCATTTTTGCCATCTTTACCGGGCAAGTCTGGAACATGACATTCAGTTTTTATCATTCCTTAACCACGATTCCGCGCGAGTTGCGGGAGGCATCCGACATCTATCGTTTAAACGCATGGAATCGTTTCAAAAAGCTGGAAGTTCCGTTTGCGATGATCGGCCTGGTGTGGAACTCCATGATGTCGTTTGGCGGCGGCTGGTTTTTCTTATCAGCCAGCGAAGCGATCACAGTACTTGGAACCAATGTACGGCTCCCCGGCCTGGGTTCTTATATGGCGGCAGCCGTCGATGAAGGAAACGTGAAAGCCGTCATCTATGCGGTCATTGCGATGGTGACCACCATCATTTTGGTTGATCAATTGTTTTGGCGTCCATTGGTCGCTTGGGCGGACAAGTTTAAGATGGAACTGACGGAAGCCAAGCAGAGGCCGTCATCTGTCGTGTTGAAAATTTTGCAACAGTCGGCGGTGATCGATCTGTTGTTCCGTTATACCTTGCTGCCTGTCTGGCGGGGCGCCGATCGTTTTCTTGGCCGGCTTGCAGCGGCCGGGAAAATGCGTCCGCCCTCTGCCAGAGGCGCATCGTTCTTCCTGCAGCTTGTGCTGTGGGCGGTGATTGTCTGGTTTGTGATCCGGTATGCGTATCAAGGATTGGTCGAGGTGAAACAGCTGGGATCGGGGGAACTGCTGCATGTGGTTGGACTGGGAGCACTGACCATGCTGCGGGTGTTTGCCGCAATTGCCATCGGCGCATTGTGGACAATTCCGCTTGGTGTAGCGATCGGATTCAATCCGCGATTGGCGCAACTCGCGCAGCCCTTGGTGCAAATCGCGGCCTCTTTTCCTGCCAACATGCTGTTCCCGCTGGTAACTCTGCTTTATTTAAAGCTGCATGTGAATTTTGAAGTTGGAGCCATCCCGCTGATGATGCTCGGTACCCAGTGGTACCTGCTGTTTAACGTGATTGCCGGCGCGATGGCGATTCCGTCTGATCTGCGGGAAGCGAGCGATATTTTTGGACTGTCCGCCTGGAAAAAATGGAAAAAACTGATCCTGCCCGGCATTTTTCCCTATCTGGTAACCGGCGGAGTGACCGCCATGGGAGGAGCGTGGAACGCAAGCATCGTTTCCGAAATCGTGTCATGGAAACAGGATACGCTGACAGCCACCGGACTCGGCGCCTATATTTCCCAGGCAACCAACGAGGGGAACTGGCCGGCCATCATCTGGGGCATCTTTATCATGTCGTCGCTGGTGGTGCTGATCAACCGGTTATTGTGGCGAAGGCTGTATAAACTGGCGGAAACCAAGTATCACATCGAGTAG
- a CDS encoding DedA family protein, whose amino-acid sequence MIGIPLPGETALTLAGIAWMSGTFSFVPLFLTAVSGNFLGASIAYFIGRFLGRPAILRYGRYAGMTEERMKKAEDKFLRYRLPLLLFSRFIAGVRVLVPYLAGMNGIPFWMFSFYNFVGAAVWCSAFVILGRYADIAWHRYHQVMHQYFLPAVLFAALAVGVCAGIKIKKKQGG is encoded by the coding sequence ATGATTGGCATCCCTCTACCGGGAGAAACCGCCTTGACGCTGGCCGGGATTGCATGGATGTCCGGCACTTTTTCATTTGTTCCGTTGTTTCTTACGGCCGTTTCGGGAAACTTTCTGGGAGCTTCGATCGCGTATTTTATCGGTCGGTTTCTGGGTCGCCCCGCCATCCTTCGTTACGGCAGGTATGCGGGGATGACGGAGGAACGGATGAAAAAGGCGGAGGACAAATTTTTGCGGTACCGTTTGCCGCTTTTGTTGTTTTCGAGATTTATTGCCGGGGTGCGTGTTTTGGTTCCTTATTTAGCCGGAATGAATGGGATCCCATTCTGGATGTTTTCATTTTACAACTTTGTTGGTGCAGCTGTTTGGTGCTCCGCATTTGTCATCTTAGGGCGTTATGCAGACATCGCATGGCACCGGTATCATCAGGTTATGCATCAGTATTTCTTGCCTGCCGTGTTGTTCGCCGCGCTGGCGGTCGGTGTTTGTGCGGGGATTAAAATAAAGAAAAAACAGGGAGGGTAA
- a CDS encoding DUF1232 domain-containing protein, with the protein MKELQSYGDCIRRLLQYKEMKAEELVAALKKQKNVATSKSAISRILTGKRMPSEQEAQGMADVLEAPQIYQAYLLLQEYLKKKDAVSILAFYQVLDLLVENRNTFVHNAEEPAIDYSLLYKMLKNLHRYCLAKDVSVHVREGFVSKLVEVSGFGTMIERLKLMYQCFMHGRQLSAGDRAWLATGLLYFISPLDLIPDYLVPYGYLDDSIVVGFIFSELGSILEKYRDFGA; encoded by the coding sequence ATGAAAGAACTACAAAGCTATGGTGATTGCATTCGCCGTTTGCTGCAGTACAAGGAAATGAAGGCGGAGGAACTGGTAGCGGCGCTTAAAAAACAGAAAAACGTAGCCACCAGCAAATCAGCTATTTCCCGTATTCTGACAGGAAAAAGAATGCCGTCTGAGCAAGAGGCCCAAGGCATGGCGGACGTGCTCGAGGCCCCTCAAATTTATCAAGCCTATTTGTTGTTACAAGAGTATTTGAAAAAAAAGGATGCGGTCAGCATACTCGCGTTTTATCAAGTGCTCGATTTGTTAGTGGAAAATCGGAATACATTCGTTCACAACGCGGAAGAGCCTGCCATCGATTACTCGTTGCTTTACAAGATGCTGAAGAATCTGCACCGGTATTGTTTAGCCAAAGATGTATCCGTTCATGTACGGGAGGGCTTTGTGTCTAAACTGGTTGAGGTAAGCGGGTTTGGCACGATGATCGAGCGGCTGAAGCTGATGTATCAATGTTTTATGCATGGCCGGCAGCTGTCTGCAGGTGATCGCGCTTGGCTCGCAACGGGGCTGCTGTATTTTATTTCTCCCCTGGATTTGATACCTGACTATCTGGTGCCATACGGCTATCTTGATGATTCCATTGTGGTAGGTTTTATTTTTTCCGAACTTGGCTCGATACTGGAGAAATATCGAGATTTTGGTGCTTGA
- a CDS encoding LCP family protein — MKLDRNDPVDRIMVEKGLTGMKKRIFRAVFLGMLILLCIVGYYGYHAYRFAGRIQSAPTVHATTETWTGGRVNILLLGEDARPGEGHTRSDSIILLSVDPATHQVKVFSVLRDTWWHIPGYDYEKINAGNALGGPQKEVETIGNFLSIPIHYYVETNFEGFKKIVDILGGVDINVDEDMNYDDPTDGTHIHLRKGMQHLGGQQALDFVRFRHDALGDYKRTERQRNFLRALAAKCKSSVTFLKLPELLDEMAPYVETNMTASDMLKIGKLLYSADGSDIETGQVPRMEDLVERYLPDGGDVLIPHVLPTRQYVHQAIGMNDQVFSTSEEERYWNRYKNGSSSK, encoded by the coding sequence TTGAAGCTGGACCGGAACGATCCTGTGGACAGAATCATGGTTGAGAAGGGACTGACAGGGATGAAGAAAAGGATATTTCGGGCTGTCTTCCTGGGGATGCTTATCCTGCTTTGTATTGTCGGCTACTACGGATATCACGCTTACCGGTTCGCCGGTAGGATCCAATCTGCTCCAACTGTTCATGCAACGACCGAAACCTGGACGGGAGGGAGAGTCAATATCTTGTTGTTGGGTGAAGATGCCCGACCGGGAGAAGGACATACCCGATCGGACAGTATCATATTGCTCAGTGTGGATCCGGCTACTCATCAAGTGAAAGTGTTTTCCGTTTTGCGAGATACGTGGTGGCACATCCCGGGATATGATTATGAGAAAATCAATGCAGGAAATGCGCTCGGAGGGCCACAAAAAGAGGTTGAGACGATTGGGAATTTTCTATCCATACCGATCCACTATTATGTAGAAACGAACTTTGAGGGATTCAAAAAGATTGTCGATATACTCGGTGGCGTGGATATCAACGTCGATGAGGATATGAATTACGATGATCCAACGGACGGGACGCACATTCATTTGCGAAAGGGCATGCAGCATTTGGGTGGGCAACAGGCACTGGATTTTGTGCGTTTTCGGCATGATGCGTTAGGGGATTACAAAAGAACGGAAAGACAACGGAATTTTTTGCGGGCGTTAGCCGCAAAGTGCAAATCGTCTGTCACATTCCTGAAATTGCCCGAACTATTGGATGAAATGGCTCCCTATGTGGAAACGAACATGACTGCCAGTGATATGCTGAAGATCGGAAAACTCCTTTATAGCGCGGATGGATCTGACATTGAGACGGGACAGGTGCCACGGATGGAGGATTTGGTAGAACGATATTTGCCGGATGGGGGAGATGTTTTGATTCCGCACGTTCTTCCGACGCGGCAATATGTCCATCAAGCGATTGGGATGAACGATCAAGTGTTTTCTACGTCGGAGGAAGAGCGTTATTGGAACAGATACAAAAATGGATCTTCTAGCAAATGA
- a CDS encoding APC family permease, with amino-acid sequence MFNPHWTHPLLVLSAVLAIIFALANFNSLKRIFIGRPMRTSELHAKHNKLYWFVALLVLAADLYSSVAYGPEAGMTEVAMLGPAAKWLILPITFATVVLLIILIVSYIMGVLAYPNGGGAYMIARDNFKTSWIPLVASGSLLVDYILTVAVSVSAGVQAIASAYPVVAPHATTLSVICVLIILLVNLRGVSESASIFAWPTLLFMISMVFLILTGFTDQLQKGFVQPSTPSVGTIPKGLTTLLLLKAFSAACSSLTGIETISNSVPVFREPAAKNAVKAYVALGLITGGTLLGFAYQLYVKGISVDPQNTMLSQLAGVYFGHGPIYQIIIWLTFIVLILAANSTFTGFPQLAALVASDGFLPRSLTIRGDRLGYSNGMIILAALASLLILAFQAETNLLIPLYSIGVFVSFTIAQIGLVRRWLRIKGPYWKLKMSVNAVGAVTTALVSIVVATTKFTDGAWIVIVVLPAIVLGCLAIRRHYEQVADELRIDYKTMKPRSHHVVTIVLVSGVHRVVLNTISFAKSLHTDVIALYVGFNDEDIDKMEKKWEEWGAPCRLVTLKSEYRSLLNPITRFIQRVETHEGRPDHVHILIPQFIPRKWWHFILHNQSALLLRAWLLRHKDVIITTVPYHLQR; translated from the coding sequence ATGTTCAATCCTCATTGGACTCACCCCCTGCTTGTCCTGAGTGCTGTTTTGGCCATCATTTTTGCGCTTGCCAACTTCAACAGCCTGAAACGGATCTTCATCGGCCGGCCCATGCGCACAAGTGAACTGCATGCCAAACATAACAAACTGTATTGGTTTGTGGCTTTGCTTGTACTGGCCGCCGACCTCTATTCATCCGTCGCATATGGGCCGGAAGCCGGAATGACAGAAGTGGCCATGTTAGGCCCCGCCGCCAAGTGGCTGATTCTGCCTATCACCTTCGCCACCGTGGTACTCCTGATCATACTGATTGTATCCTACATTATGGGTGTCCTGGCGTACCCAAACGGTGGCGGCGCCTATATGATCGCCAGAGACAACTTTAAAACGTCTTGGATTCCCTTGGTTGCATCAGGTTCACTGCTAGTCGATTACATCCTGACCGTAGCGGTTTCCGTATCTGCCGGAGTACAGGCCATTGCGTCCGCTTATCCGGTGGTTGCTCCCCACGCCACCACCCTGTCGGTGATCTGTGTGCTGATCATTCTTTTGGTGAATTTGCGCGGGGTCTCAGAGTCAGCCAGCATATTTGCCTGGCCCACTCTATTGTTTATGATCAGCATGGTTTTCCTGATCCTGACGGGATTCACCGATCAGCTGCAGAAAGGATTTGTGCAACCCTCGACGCCGTCGGTTGGTACTATACCAAAAGGACTCACCACACTTCTTTTATTAAAAGCGTTTAGCGCAGCCTGCTCGTCCTTGACAGGAATTGAGACGATTTCCAACTCGGTTCCCGTTTTTCGAGAACCGGCGGCAAAAAATGCGGTAAAAGCTTACGTGGCGCTGGGACTCATTACCGGCGGAACTCTGTTGGGATTTGCCTACCAGTTGTATGTCAAGGGAATTTCGGTGGATCCTCAAAATACGATGCTGTCCCAATTGGCAGGCGTTTATTTTGGCCACGGTCCCATCTATCAAATCATCATCTGGTTGACATTTATTGTTTTGATTTTGGCAGCCAACTCCACATTTACGGGATTTCCACAACTGGCAGCCCTTGTTGCCAGTGACGGTTTTTTGCCCAGATCGCTGACGATCCGTGGGGATCGCCTGGGTTACTCAAACGGAATGATCATTCTGGCGGCTCTGGCTTCTCTTTTGATATTGGCGTTTCAAGCGGAAACAAACTTGCTGATTCCGCTTTATTCGATTGGCGTATTCGTTTCGTTCACGATCGCCCAAATCGGACTTGTACGCCGCTGGCTAAGAATCAAAGGGCCGTATTGGAAGCTGAAAATGTCGGTAAATGCGGTTGGCGCGGTAACCACGGCACTCGTTTCGATCGTGGTCGCTACCACAAAGTTCACGGATGGCGCCTGGATTGTGATCGTGGTCCTGCCTGCGATCGTTCTCGGATGTCTCGCCATTCGTCGGCACTATGAGCAAGTGGCCGATGAATTGAGAATCGATTATAAGACGATGAAACCGAGATCCCACCACGTTGTGACGATCGTGCTGGTGTCAGGCGTCCACCGAGTCGTGCTGAACACCATATCATTCGCCAAAAGTTTACACACAGACGTGATCGCCTTATATGTGGGGTTTAACGATGAAGATATTGATAAAATGGAGAAAAAATGGGAGGAATGGGGAGCTCCATGTCGCCTGGTGACGCTGAAAAGTGAATACCGGTCACTTCTGAACCCAATCACACGCTTTATTCAACGTGTAGAAACACATGAGGGACGGCCGGATCATGTTCATATCCTGATCCCGCAGTTTATCCCGAGAAAATGGTGGCACTTTATATTGCACAACCAAAGCGCATTGCTGCTTCGGGCATGGTTATTGAGACACAAAGACGTAATTATCACAACCGTCCCATACCATTTGCAAAGGTGA
- the rodA gene encoding rod shape-determining protein RodA yields MVSREWLKRHIKDFDFLMLLVLLAISAISTVAVYSTTVHRPGMEDWYVKEVAWQIVSYIGTLFFAILDYEMFRNRVAWIGYGISLFLLVIVFAFPAVKGAHSWILLPGFQFQPSEFAKIFVILTIADYMAKIRQQQTAFGWKQFGTVLLIAGVPLVLIVKQPALGQALVLIGILFSMTVLFVSRRQLILLAIAGGLLGTAVILGTAVFPDQTLKLIHNLPLAEHQKERIVTFLDPEADPTGIGYQVMQAKIAVGAGQLFGKGLLHGSQTEGAWVPEQWTDFIFSAIAEQFGFVGSSCLILLFFVFLYRMILVASTAPDDFSVYFIAGAFGMFAFQIFENIGMNLTIMPVAGITLPFVSYGGSSLLTNFSVVGIVLSIALRRRKLAF; encoded by the coding sequence ATGGTAAGCAGAGAGTGGCTGAAACGGCATATCAAAGACTTCGATTTTCTGATGCTGCTCGTGTTGCTCGCGATTTCGGCGATCAGCACGGTCGCCGTCTATTCGACCACGGTCCACCGTCCCGGAATGGAAGATTGGTACGTCAAAGAAGTCGCCTGGCAGATCGTTTCCTATATCGGCACGCTGTTTTTTGCGATACTCGATTATGAGATGTTTCGAAACCGCGTGGCCTGGATCGGATATGGGATCAGTCTGTTTTTGCTGGTTATCGTATTCGCGTTTCCCGCTGTCAAAGGCGCCCACAGCTGGATTTTGCTGCCCGGTTTTCAGTTTCAGCCGTCCGAGTTTGCGAAAATCTTTGTGATACTGACGATCGCCGATTATATGGCGAAAATCAGACAGCAGCAAACCGCTTTTGGCTGGAAACAGTTCGGAACCGTCTTGCTGATTGCGGGAGTACCGCTTGTTTTGATAGTAAAACAGCCTGCGCTGGGGCAGGCGCTCGTGCTGATCGGAATCTTGTTCAGCATGACCGTTCTGTTTGTCAGCAGGCGGCAACTGATCCTGTTGGCGATTGCCGGCGGGCTGTTGGGCACAGCGGTTATTCTCGGTACAGCCGTGTTTCCCGATCAGACGTTAAAGCTGATTCACAATCTTCCGCTGGCAGAGCATCAGAAGGAACGAATCGTCACGTTCCTCGATCCGGAAGCGGATCCGACGGGGATCGGGTACCAGGTGATGCAAGCGAAAATCGCTGTCGGAGCCGGCCAGTTGTTCGGAAAAGGACTGTTGCACGGGTCACAGACGGAAGGCGCTTGGGTGCCGGAGCAGTGGACCGACTTTATTTTCTCGGCGATTGCGGAACAATTCGGGTTTGTCGGATCCAGTTGTTTGATTCTGTTATTTTTCGTGTTTCTCTATCGAATGATTCTTGTCGCGTCTACAGCGCCCGATGATTTTTCGGTCTATTTTATCGCTGGGGCATTCGGCATGTTTGCGTTTCAAATCTTTGAAAACATCGGGATGAATCTGACGATCATGCCGGTCGCCGGGATTACACTGCCGTTTGTTTCGTACGGAGGAAGCTCGCTGCTGACCAATTTTTCGGTAGTGGGTATCGTTCTGTCGATTGCGCTGCGGCGCAGAAAATTGGCTTTTTAG